In one Bryobacteraceae bacterium genomic region, the following are encoded:
- a CDS encoding polynucleotide kinase-phosphatase, translated as MTISVPELSLVILIGPSGSGKSTFAAKHFKPTEVLSSDYCRGLVCDDENSQAATKDAFEVLHFIAAKRLAAGKLTVVDATNVQPEARKPLVALARQYHVIPAAIVLDLPDRVCLARNESRQDRSFGPHVVRQQTQQLRRSIRGLEREGFRNINVLRTQEDVDAAAVQRQPLWNNRKDDRGPFDIIGDVHGCYDELCELLTKLGYTVDREAHSAAPPEGRKAVFVGDLVDRGPGVASVLKLGMNMVEADAALCVPGNHDSKLVRKLKGRDVQVTHGLAESLAQIEGEPPEFRDSVARFLDGLVSHYVFDGGNLVVAHAGMKEEMQGRGSGKVRDFALYGETTGETDEYGLPVRHNWAADYRGRAIVVYGHTPIREPEWLNRTINIDTGCVFGGSLTALRYPERELVSVPARHTYYEPSKPFLDHPAPAAMSQQQEHDDVLDLADVSGKRQITTRLGRAITIREENAIAALETMSRFAANPKWLIYLPPTMSPCETSRIDGYLEHPPEAFGYFRHEGIARVICEQKHMGSRAVVILCRDEETARLRFGVTGEGIGICYSRTGRRFFPDPAMEAEFLARLHAAAGRASLWEELATGWICLDCELMPWSAKAQALLRQQYAPVGAAARASLQAACAALEQSAVLNPEASLVAAEFRDREQLVDRYVDAYRQYCWNVNSLADYKLAPFHILAGEGRVNADRDHLWHMRTIARLCEADPGLLLATPFREVDVTDASSEAAATAWWEDLTSSGGEGMVVKPVDFIHTGRRGLAQPAVKCRGREYLRIIYGPEYTRPEHLERLRSRGLGAKRSLALREFALGIESLERFVRGEPLRRVHECVFGVLALESEPVDPRL; from the coding sequence ATGACCATCTCAGTTCCAGAACTCTCCCTGGTCATATTGATTGGTCCTTCGGGGAGCGGCAAGTCGACGTTCGCCGCGAAGCATTTCAAGCCTACCGAAGTGCTTTCTTCCGACTACTGTCGCGGCCTTGTCTGTGACGACGAGAACAGCCAGGCTGCGACGAAGGACGCCTTCGAAGTGCTCCACTTCATCGCTGCCAAGCGCCTCGCGGCGGGAAAGCTCACCGTCGTGGACGCCACCAATGTCCAGCCGGAGGCCCGGAAGCCGCTCGTGGCGCTGGCGCGCCAATACCACGTGATTCCCGCCGCTATCGTGCTGGATCTTCCGGACCGGGTTTGCCTCGCGCGAAACGAGTCCCGGCAGGACCGGTCGTTTGGCCCTCACGTTGTCCGGCAGCAGACCCAACAACTTCGCCGATCGATCCGCGGCTTGGAGCGCGAGGGATTCCGGAACATTAACGTGCTGCGGACCCAAGAAGACGTGGATGCAGCGGCCGTGCAGCGGCAGCCGCTGTGGAACAACCGGAAGGACGACCGTGGACCCTTCGACATCATCGGCGACGTCCACGGCTGCTATGACGAGTTGTGCGAGTTGCTGACGAAGCTCGGGTACACCGTGGATCGGGAGGCGCATTCGGCCGCGCCTCCCGAGGGGCGCAAGGCGGTCTTCGTCGGCGACCTCGTGGACCGGGGCCCGGGAGTTGCGTCGGTGTTGAAACTCGGGATGAACATGGTCGAGGCCGACGCGGCCCTCTGCGTTCCCGGGAATCACGACTCGAAGCTCGTTCGCAAGCTGAAGGGGCGCGACGTTCAGGTCACCCATGGCCTCGCCGAGTCTCTGGCGCAGATCGAGGGTGAACCGCCGGAATTTCGCGATTCCGTCGCCCGTTTCCTCGACGGCCTGGTGAGCCACTACGTCTTCGACGGCGGCAACCTGGTGGTGGCGCACGCGGGTATGAAAGAGGAGATGCAAGGCCGAGGATCCGGCAAAGTGCGAGACTTCGCGCTTTACGGCGAAACCACCGGCGAGACCGACGAATACGGTCTCCCGGTTCGACACAACTGGGCCGCGGACTATCGCGGGCGCGCCATCGTCGTCTACGGACACACGCCGATCCGGGAGCCGGAATGGTTGAACCGGACGATCAACATCGATACCGGCTGCGTATTCGGCGGCAGTCTTACGGCGCTTCGCTATCCGGAAAGGGAATTGGTTTCCGTACCCGCGCGGCACACCTACTATGAGCCGTCGAAGCCGTTCCTGGACCACCCTGCGCCCGCCGCGATGAGCCAGCAGCAGGAGCACGACGACGTGCTCGATCTGGCCGATGTCAGCGGCAAGCGCCAGATCACCACCCGCCTCGGCCGCGCAATCACCATCCGCGAGGAGAACGCGATTGCCGCGCTCGAAACCATGAGCCGGTTCGCGGCGAATCCGAAATGGCTCATTTATCTTCCACCGACCATGTCGCCGTGCGAAACGAGCCGGATCGATGGGTATCTCGAGCATCCACCCGAAGCGTTTGGCTACTTCCGGCACGAAGGTATTGCGCGGGTGATCTGCGAGCAGAAGCACATGGGCTCGCGCGCGGTAGTGATCCTGTGCCGCGATGAGGAGACCGCCCGGCTGCGATTCGGCGTCACCGGGGAAGGGATCGGGATCTGCTACTCACGCACGGGGCGGCGATTCTTTCCGGACCCGGCCATGGAGGCTGAGTTCCTCGCGCGGCTCCACGCCGCCGCCGGCCGGGCTTCGCTGTGGGAGGAGTTGGCCACCGGCTGGATCTGCCTCGATTGCGAACTGATGCCGTGGTCCGCGAAGGCGCAGGCGCTCCTGCGGCAGCAATATGCGCCGGTTGGGGCGGCTGCACGCGCCTCTCTTCAGGCCGCGTGCGCAGCGCTCGAACAATCGGCTGTGCTCAATCCCGAAGCGTCGCTGGTCGCGGCCGAATTCCGCGATCGCGAACAACTCGTCGACCGCTATGTGGATGCCTATCGCCAATACTGCTGGAACGTGAACTCCCTGGCTGACTACAAGCTGGCTCCGTTCCACATTCTCGCCGGGGAGGGACGCGTCAACGCCGACCGGGACCACTTGTGGCACATGCGGACGATCGCACGGCTCTGCGAAGCGGATCCGGGTCTTCTGCTGGCCACTCCGTTCCGCGAGGTCGACGTCACCGATGCCTCGAGCGAAGCGGCGGCAACGGCGTGGTGGGAGGATTTGACGTCTTCCGGCGGCGAGGGCATGGTTGTGAAACCGGTGGATTTCATCCACACAGGCCGCCGTGGGTTGGCGCAACCGGCCGTGAAATGCCGTGGACGCGAGTACCTCCGGATTATCTATGGGCCCGAATACACACGCCCGGAACATCTCGAACGCCTCCGTTCGCGTGGGCTCGGCGCGAAGCGGTCGCTCGCGCTTCGGGAGTTCGCGCTCGGAATCGAATCCCTGGAGCGATTCGTTCGCGGTGAACCCCTACGACGCGTGCATGAGTGCGTGTTTGGCGTGCTGGCCCTCGAAAGCGAGCCCGTGGATCCGCGTCTATAG